The proteins below are encoded in one region of Paenibacillus albus:
- a CDS encoding UDP-glucose dehydrogenase family protein — translation MRVSVVGLGKLGLCTAACFASKGHQVIGVEKNLEYVHALKNKQAPIDEEGLPELLEQAWGNLEITTDINIATLHSDITLIIVPTPSDSDGRFTNRFINAVLEEIAPAIRSKDTYHIINVVSTVMPGSSDQQFIPFIESLTGKQVNEEFGFAYNPEFIALGTVIKNFMNPDMVLIGASDSRTADFIKHLYETTIDNQPHYNVMTLVNAEITKLSLNCYVTMKISFANELASICERVNGADIDVVTQAVGTDSRVGRKYLSGGLGFAGPCFPRDNIAFQAFAEEFGSEARIGKQVVAINHNVVDRIMNIVRERISPRGKVSILGLSYKPGTHIIEESQSIQLAKKLLDSGYKVVLSDPKALPFATKVFGEAVEYKLNPYECVAEAAGVIIMTNWPEFTQLDWNRVSELMLTDAVLMDSWRMLKDKQLKNVQYIALGLGRIEQEKLKTY, via the coding sequence ATGCGCGTTTCTGTAGTGGGGTTAGGGAAGCTAGGACTTTGTACGGCGGCTTGCTTTGCCTCAAAAGGTCATCAAGTTATTGGCGTGGAGAAGAATCTAGAGTATGTTCATGCGTTAAAGAACAAGCAGGCACCTATTGACGAAGAAGGATTGCCTGAGTTATTGGAACAGGCTTGGGGCAATCTCGAAATTACGACGGACATAAATATTGCAACATTGCATTCAGATATTACGCTTATTATCGTACCAACACCAAGTGATTCAGACGGACGCTTCACGAATCGATTTATTAATGCTGTTTTGGAGGAGATTGCACCTGCTATTCGCTCCAAAGATACGTATCATATTATTAATGTGGTTTCTACAGTTATGCCGGGCTCATCTGACCAGCAGTTCATTCCTTTTATCGAAAGTCTTACAGGAAAGCAGGTTAATGAAGAGTTCGGATTTGCGTATAATCCAGAGTTCATTGCATTAGGTACCGTGATTAAGAATTTCATGAATCCGGACATGGTACTTATCGGTGCTTCTGACTCTCGAACTGCAGACTTCATCAAGCATTTATATGAGACAACTATAGATAATCAACCACATTATAATGTTATGACTCTAGTTAATGCAGAAATTACAAAACTTAGTTTGAATTGTTATGTGACTATGAAAATTAGTTTTGCTAACGAACTGGCATCGATTTGTGAACGGGTTAATGGTGCAGATATTGATGTTGTGACACAAGCTGTCGGTACCGATTCTCGTGTAGGAAGAAAATATTTAAGTGGCGGGCTGGGATTTGCCGGACCTTGTTTTCCTAGAGACAATATCGCATTTCAGGCTTTTGCTGAGGAATTTGGTAGTGAAGCACGTATAGGTAAACAAGTGGTCGCTATCAATCATAACGTTGTAGATCGCATAATGAATATCGTCCGCGAGCGTATTAGTCCAAGAGGAAAGGTCTCGATTCTTGGCCTTTCATATAAACCGGGCACACACATAATTGAAGAATCACAATCCATCCAACTGGCTAAGAAGTTATTGGATAGTGGCTATAAAGTTGTTTTAAGCGATCCGAAAGCACTCCCTTTCGCTACAAAGGTATTTGGAGAAGCTGTAGAATATAAGCTAAATCCGTATGAATGCGTTGCTGAGGCAGCCGGTGTGATTATTATGACAAATTGGCCGGAGTTTACTCAGTTAGACTGGAATAGAGTTAGCGAATTAATGCTAACCGATGCCGTGCTGATGGATAGCTGGCGCATGTTGAAAGATAAACAACTGAAAAATGTACAGTATATTGCTTTGGGTCTTGGGAGAATAGAGCAAGAAAAGTTGAAGACCTACTAG
- a CDS encoding FkbM family methyltransferase has translation MEKYILFGASNLGLSAYYALKSYSNILFFCDNDPEKWGQRIEDVEIIAPEKLLMYAEDTTVIITSMYGAEISRQLMQMGIGNFRTYRYDLTSEASISGVVYDDLFKRIDTRSPIIVDGGANSGQTVDIFLEHFDSPIIHAFEPIPQLAEELERKYAHKGNVIIYNNALGAQNCEASFFINENFATSSLLQPSDESVIKKQLNSDLKPINSIKVNQLRLDETVSVVDILKLDLQGYELEALVGSEKLLENVKAILVEVEFIRIYDGQPLFNDIDSFLKSKGFMLMHLYNLQNKETNCLWFGDAVYLNKQYFSN, from the coding sequence ATGGAAAAGTATATCTTATTCGGAGCTTCAAATTTAGGGCTGTCTGCGTACTATGCATTGAAATCGTACAGTAACATTTTGTTCTTTTGTGACAATGATCCAGAAAAATGGGGACAAAGAATTGAAGATGTAGAAATTATCGCACCGGAGAAGTTGTTGATGTATGCTGAGGATACAACGGTTATTATCACTAGCATGTATGGAGCCGAGATATCGAGACAATTGATGCAAATGGGAATAGGGAACTTTAGAACCTATAGATATGACTTGACTAGCGAAGCTAGCATTTCCGGTGTTGTATACGATGATTTATTTAAGAGAATTGATACTCGCTCCCCAATTATAGTTGATGGTGGAGCAAATAGTGGACAGACTGTAGATATTTTTTTAGAGCATTTTGATTCGCCGATCATTCATGCTTTTGAACCAATTCCTCAGCTTGCGGAAGAATTAGAACGAAAATATGCTCATAAGGGTAATGTAATTATTTATAATAATGCCCTAGGGGCCCAAAACTGTGAAGCTTCGTTTTTTATAAATGAAAATTTTGCAACGTCATCTTTGTTGCAACCAAGTGATGAGTCCGTGATTAAGAAGCAACTTAATAGCGATTTAAAACCAATTAACTCCATTAAAGTGAACCAACTGCGGTTGGATGAAACTGTAAGCGTAGTTGATATACTTAAGTTGGATTTGCAGGGCTACGAACTGGAAGCATTGGTAGGCAGCGAAAAGTTACTGGAAAATGTAAAGGCAATATTGGTTGAAGTGGAGTTTATTCGCATTTACGATGGGCAGCCATTATTCAACGACATAGACTCGTTCTTAAAGAGTAAAGGGTTTATGCTTATGCACTTGTACAATCTACAAAACAAGGAAACCAATTGTTTGTGGTTTGGCGACGCGGTTTACTTAAATAAGCAGTACTTTTCCAATTGA
- a CDS encoding SDR family NAD(P)-dependent oxidoreductase: MYKDKKILITGGTGTIGYQLTKKLLQENPAVIRIFSRDEYKQFNMSLEFQDYASKLRYLIGDIRDQQRLVRAMEGIDYVFHLAAMKHVPFCEYNPFEAVQTNVIGTQNVIQAAIQSGVKRVLFTSTDKAISPTNTYGASKLMAERLITAADYQKGPRSTILSAVRFGNVMGSRGSVIPLFKKHIVERGSIDVTCLDMKRYMMTLSQATSLLLEANELAKGGEVFVLKMPVVRLDELANVIIEQVCNKYGILNPIQINETGLRPGEKMFEELMSEDEGNSALEASHMYIIPSPFAKHSYVGVTKVTERPSIHSDEIVEGETLAKWLNEEDLI; encoded by the coding sequence ATGTATAAAGATAAAAAAATACTTATTACAGGCGGTACGGGAACGATAGGGTACCAACTGACAAAAAAACTGTTGCAAGAGAATCCGGCCGTTATTCGCATATTTAGCCGAGATGAATATAAACAATTTAATATGAGTCTTGAATTTCAAGATTACGCGTCCAAGCTAAGGTATTTAATTGGGGATATACGGGACCAACAAAGACTAGTCCGAGCTATGGAGGGGATAGATTACGTATTCCACCTGGCTGCGATGAAGCATGTTCCCTTTTGCGAATATAATCCATTTGAGGCTGTGCAAACGAATGTTATCGGGACCCAAAATGTGATTCAAGCGGCCATTCAATCTGGTGTGAAAAGGGTTCTGTTTACGAGCACGGATAAAGCTATCTCTCCTACCAATACATATGGCGCATCCAAATTAATGGCGGAGCGCTTAATAACGGCTGCTGATTATCAGAAGGGACCACGGTCCACAATACTTTCAGCAGTGAGATTCGGTAATGTTATGGGCTCCAGAGGATCGGTTATACCGCTGTTTAAAAAACATATTGTCGAGCGCGGCAGCATTGATGTTACTTGTTTGGATATGAAAAGGTACATGATGACGTTGAGTCAAGCGACATCGCTGCTGTTAGAAGCAAACGAGTTGGCTAAAGGCGGGGAAGTTTTTGTACTGAAAATGCCTGTCGTAAGGCTCGATGAGCTAGCAAATGTAATAATTGAGCAAGTATGTAACAAGTATGGGATTCTTAATCCGATTCAAATAAATGAAACGGGACTACGGCCAGGAGAGAAAATGTTTGAGGAACTAATGTCCGAAGACGAAGGTAATTCAGCTTTGGAAGCGTCGCATATGTATATTATCCCATCGCCGTTTGCAAAGCATAGTTATGTAGGAGTAACTAAGGTGACCGAGAGGCCGTCCATTCATTCTGATGAAATCGTGGAAGGGGAAACACTTGCTAAGTGGTTGAATGAAGAAGATTTGATTTAG
- a CDS encoding nucleotidyltransferase family protein, whose protein sequence is MRNWKSLLIKSEATLLETMRTLDAGAKQIVLVVDEYEVLLGTVTDGDIRRGLLRGESLSAPVFSVMNKRPVTAQLGDDRESLLALMSARKLHQLPIVDDRGRVVDIAFLDEYLQKEKKDNWVILMAGGLGTRLAPLTNNCPKPLLKVGSKPILEIIINNFIANGFYRFYISVNYKAEMIMDYFGNGEKWNIEIRYIREDQRLGTAGALSLLPERPADSIIVMNGDLLTKVNFNQALQFHTENNSRATMCVREYEYQVPYGVVNVNQHQISGIEEKPIQHFFINGGIYVLDPEVIDYIPRNRFYDMPSLFESLIASNQSTAAYPIREYWMDIGRMDDYERAVLDYKEV, encoded by the coding sequence ATGAGAAATTGGAAATCGCTATTAATCAAGTCGGAAGCGACCCTGCTGGAAACGATGAGAACTTTGGATGCAGGCGCCAAGCAGATTGTACTGGTTGTAGATGAGTATGAAGTGCTCCTAGGTACGGTTACGGATGGCGACATTCGCAGAGGCTTGTTAAGAGGCGAGTCACTTAGTGCTCCCGTATTTAGTGTGATGAACAAGAGACCGGTCACCGCTCAGCTTGGTGATGATAGAGAATCGTTGCTAGCACTAATGTCGGCTCGCAAGCTTCATCAGCTGCCAATTGTTGATGACCGAGGCCGGGTTGTCGATATTGCCTTCTTAGATGAGTACTTGCAGAAGGAAAAGAAGGACAATTGGGTTATATTAATGGCCGGTGGCCTAGGAACAAGATTGGCCCCTCTGACGAATAATTGCCCGAAGCCCTTGTTGAAAGTAGGCTCTAAACCGATTCTCGAAATCATTATCAATAACTTTATTGCAAATGGTTTCTATCGTTTTTACATTTCGGTAAACTATAAGGCCGAGATGATTATGGATTATTTCGGTAATGGGGAGAAGTGGAACATCGAGATCCGTTATATCAGAGAGGATCAGCGTCTCGGCACGGCCGGAGCGCTTAGCCTGCTGCCCGAGCGTCCTGCAGATTCCATTATCGTCATGAACGGCGACTTATTGACGAAGGTGAACTTCAACCAAGCACTCCAGTTTCACACGGAGAATAATTCACGGGCAACGATGTGTGTGAGAGAGTATGAATATCAGGTACCATATGGCGTCGTTAACGTTAACCAGCATCAAATAAGCGGAATCGAGGAGAAGCCGATTCAGCACTTTTTTATTAATGGCGGCATTTATGTGCTCGATCCCGAAGTGATTGATTATATCCCGCGAAATCGGTTTTACGACATGCCTTCTCTATTTGAGTCTCTCATTGCATCTAACCAATCAACGGCTGCGTATCCGATAAGAGAATACTGGATGGACATCGGACGTATGGACGATTACGAACGAGCTGTTCTTGATTATAAGGAAGTGTAA
- a CDS encoding glycosyltransferase family 2 protein, whose amino-acid sequence MRDYPKISVITATFNSEKFVEIAVKSLIAQTYPNIEYIIVDGASEDRTLEVIERYRKHIDIVISEPDNGVYDAFNKGIKVASGDIIYFLNSDDYLADERVISDVAILFSEQPYLKIIYGNVVVHDIGNYNQVIGKKLTLSDFKEGQMCPHQGVFVKKELFESHGYFRTDIWGVGDFDFMIRCFQSDERNALYYNRIIAYYRLMGESGDPINTNRLQAMKMTVIKQHFGELVQDYEKQLDVNGYYRLWLDRLLLTGNGITSGLSLRLSNKKIAIYGTMKTAQYLIEDCKRNGIEVVVLLDGNPNMQSQIVRDVQVVQPSWIMGHRDQVDAIVLSQESPISENKVREKLAELTVDPNMIYSWRELVRLQESYSH is encoded by the coding sequence ATGAGGGATTATCCAAAAATTTCAGTAATTACGGCTACTTTTAATAGCGAAAAATTCGTTGAAATTGCAGTGAAGAGCCTAATTGCTCAAACGTACCCAAACATCGAATATATTATAGTAGATGGCGCATCAGAAGATCGTACTTTAGAAGTAATCGAGAGATATAGAAAACATATTGATATTGTCATCTCAGAGCCTGACAATGGTGTATATGATGCATTCAACAAGGGGATAAAAGTGGCCTCCGGCGATATCATTTACTTTTTAAATTCAGATGATTATCTTGCAGATGAGAGAGTCATTTCAGATGTAGCCATTCTCTTTAGCGAGCAACCTTACCTAAAGATAATATATGGCAATGTGGTGGTGCACGATATTGGCAACTATAATCAAGTAATAGGCAAGAAGTTGACACTATCTGATTTTAAAGAAGGTCAAATGTGTCCGCATCAAGGCGTTTTCGTGAAAAAAGAGCTGTTTGAAAGTCATGGCTACTTCCGAACTGATATATGGGGAGTAGGCGATTTTGATTTTATGATTCGTTGTTTTCAATCCGATGAACGAAATGCACTGTATTATAACCGCATAATTGCCTATTATCGCCTCATGGGCGAGAGTGGGGACCCTATAAATACAAATCGCCTTCAGGCTATGAAAATGACCGTTATTAAGCAGCATTTCGGGGAGCTAGTCCAGGACTATGAGAAGCAATTGGATGTTAACGGGTATTATCGACTATGGTTGGATAGGCTTCTGTTGACGGGAAACGGTATTACTTCCGGATTATCGTTGCGCTTGAGTAACAAAAAAATTGCAATCTATGGAACGATGAAAACAGCTCAATATTTAATCGAAGATTGTAAAAGGAATGGAATTGAAGTGGTAGTCCTGCTAGATGGCAACCCGAACATGCAGAGCCAGATTGTTAGAGATGTTCAAGTTGTCCAACCATCTTGGATAATGGGTCACAGAGATCAAGTGGATGCTATTGTTCTTTCTCAAGAAAGTCCTATCAGCGAAAATAAGGTGCGGGAAAAGCTCGCGGAATTAACGGTTGATCCAAACATGATTTACTCTTGGCGAGAGCTGGTCCGATTGCAGGAAAGTTACAGCCACTAA
- a CDS encoding acylneuraminate cytidylyltransferase family protein, whose product MIKGQKVLAIIPARGGSKGLPNKNIRLLQGKPLIAWSIEAAAQSQYVDTCIVTTDSFEIAAAATEWGGQVPFMRPSELAQDDTPGMLPILHALRMVKGYDIVLLLQPTSPLRTAEDIDHCLEQLVASRAWSVVSVTENDKPLSWMYQLGDEQQTLVKAIPGLENVLQRQDAAKIYVLNGAVYAAYIPYLLSNESFMYEGTAGYVMPKERSVDIDTMIDFIVAESLLQIRN is encoded by the coding sequence ATGATTAAGGGACAGAAGGTGCTGGCTATCATACCTGCCAGGGGCGGGTCTAAAGGATTGCCGAATAAGAATATTCGGCTACTGCAGGGCAAACCGCTTATCGCATGGTCAATTGAGGCGGCAGCGCAATCGCAGTATGTTGATACATGTATAGTAACGACGGATAGCTTTGAAATTGCGGCTGCAGCAACGGAATGGGGCGGTCAAGTGCCGTTCATGAGACCCTCCGAACTCGCACAAGACGACACACCGGGTATGCTGCCCATATTACATGCTCTGCGTATGGTTAAGGGGTATGACATCGTGCTTCTTCTGCAGCCTACATCTCCATTACGCACAGCGGAGGATATTGATCATTGTTTGGAGCAGCTCGTTGCCTCAAGAGCTTGGAGTGTCGTTTCTGTAACCGAGAATGACAAACCGTTATCCTGGATGTATCAGCTGGGAGACGAGCAACAAACTCTTGTGAAAGCAATACCGGGTTTGGAGAATGTGCTCCAGCGCCAAGATGCTGCTAAGATCTATGTGCTTAATGGTGCTGTATATGCGGCGTACATTCCATACCTCTTAAGCAATGAATCCTTCATGTATGAAGGCACCGCCGGATATGTCATGCCGAAAGAGCGCTCCGTTGATATCGATACAATGATTGATTTTATCGTGGCGGAAAGCTTGCTTCAAATACGAAACTAG
- a CDS encoding sugar phosphate nucleotidyltransferase: protein MRLVLLSGGSGKRLWPLSNDSRSKQFLKVLVAPDGRRESMLERVWRQIRSAGLADRTLIATSKSQVDMIYSQLGSNVPLVVEPERRDTFPAVALSISYLHSVVKCDPSETIIVLPVDPFVDNDFFTKLLELDKVVCRSSADVALMGVSPTYPSEKYGYIVPEGLDTEGYYRVSFFREKPSVSQAEELLQLNALWNCGVFAFQLKFMINLLKEKQVPISYKQLALNYRSLTQISFDYEVVEQARNIVALSYNGSWKDIGTWNTLTEEMTGRVFGKGLLSHDSTNTNIVNELDVPVAVLGVSNIVVAASLDGILVTDKRESSRMKELLSDHNQQPMYEEKRWGWHKVLDFKSFGEEHEVMTKRVCIYAKQNISYQVHFKRSETWSVVSGQGSCVKGGELFTVRPGDVVQFAAGTNYAFRAETELECVVVKIGQAILNGDDTELCKEWDETLKLVQNHKIVI, encoded by the coding sequence ATGCGATTAGTACTTCTTTCGGGTGGGTCTGGAAAAAGGTTATGGCCGCTATCCAATGACTCCAGATCGAAACAGTTTCTCAAGGTGTTGGTTGCGCCTGATGGTCGCCGTGAATCCATGCTGGAGCGGGTGTGGCGACAAATTCGGTCCGCTGGTCTTGCAGATCGTACACTCATTGCCACAAGCAAGAGTCAGGTTGATATGATTTACAGCCAGCTCGGATCGAATGTACCTTTGGTTGTTGAACCGGAGAGAAGGGATACCTTTCCGGCTGTTGCGTTGTCTATATCCTATTTACATTCAGTAGTCAAATGTGATCCATCGGAAACAATCATCGTCCTCCCAGTTGATCCGTTTGTAGACAATGACTTTTTCACCAAGCTTTTGGAGCTTGATAAAGTTGTGTGCAGGTCATCGGCGGATGTGGCACTAATGGGAGTTAGCCCGACCTATCCCTCTGAAAAGTATGGATATATTGTTCCTGAGGGGCTTGATACTGAAGGATATTACCGTGTGTCTTTCTTCCGCGAAAAACCAAGCGTCTCTCAAGCTGAGGAACTGCTGCAATTAAATGCACTTTGGAACTGTGGGGTTTTTGCATTTCAACTAAAATTCATGATTAATCTGTTGAAAGAGAAACAGGTACCTATCTCTTATAAACAGTTAGCTTTGAACTATAGATCGCTCACGCAAATTAGCTTTGATTATGAAGTCGTTGAACAGGCGCGGAACATAGTTGCCCTTTCTTATAATGGAAGCTGGAAGGATATTGGGACTTGGAACACGTTGACTGAGGAGATGACGGGGCGTGTCTTTGGTAAAGGCCTTCTCAGCCACGACTCGACCAACACGAACATTGTTAACGAGTTAGACGTGCCGGTAGCGGTATTGGGAGTCTCCAATATTGTGGTAGCCGCGAGTTTGGATGGCATTCTGGTAACCGACAAGAGAGAAAGTAGTAGGATGAAAGAATTGCTTAGTGATCACAATCAGCAGCCCATGTATGAAGAGAAGCGCTGGGGCTGGCATAAGGTACTCGACTTCAAGAGCTTTGGTGAGGAGCATGAAGTTATGACCAAGCGCGTATGTATCTATGCCAAACAGAACATCAGCTACCAAGTTCATTTCAAAAGAAGTGAAACGTGGAGCGTCGTCTCAGGTCAAGGATCTTGCGTTAAAGGCGGAGAACTATTTACCGTTCGCCCAGGAGATGTCGTACAGTTTGCAGCCGGTACGAATTATGCCTTTCGTGCGGAAACTGAATTGGAATGTGTTGTCGTCAAGATAGGACAGGCCATTCTGAATGGTGATGATACGGAGTTATGTAAGGAATGGGATGAAACGCTTAAACTTGTTCAAAATCATAAGATTGTTATTTAA
- a CDS encoding class I SAM-dependent methyltransferase, which yields MWKAGKHMFQTLCKSIEENAPIHSRTIFEEFNLLYGHPWEVTATSDITTYYSSLYGLVKNEKPKRILEIGTAFGMSAATFLKASSENLELFVSMDLGIYAQQYDLPWSNIEFAESKVHKWCEQNGVSKDKVLFFQANSQPETLGDNENFGNEVTKWYRIPHLLRALQGELFDIIFVDGKHTEDGLLNDMKTFWRFLKPGGLMICDDLHDPIEYEGAFSWTNDTWNSYHHFIQQFDNEIEESMIWNFPKVPPDTKFGLRPFGLVRKHQNVPVTPNLDFEMFDADSAQHINKARQDHLASLGLGLAYSSVLEVGSGVGWHTAFFERMSCSVLSTDARESNVNEHLRRYPYREVKVADLNVEGSHKAFGKFDIIYCYGTLYHLSNPSIGIKELANLCNKYLLIETCVSPVDNGEINLEAENKDNPNQSIDGTGCRPGRDWVIEELGKYFPYIYLSVSQPNDPDFPIDWPVTNGVKNARAIFVASREELSLQTLTPNLINNQSYLTPLFEE from the coding sequence TTGTGGAAAGCGGGTAAACATATGTTCCAAACGTTATGTAAGTCCATCGAAGAAAACGCTCCCATTCATAGCCGAACTATATTTGAAGAATTTAACCTTCTGTACGGACACCCGTGGGAAGTGACTGCTACGTCGGATATTACAACTTATTATAGTAGCTTATATGGCCTTGTGAAAAATGAAAAACCAAAAAGAATATTGGAGATCGGCACTGCTTTCGGAATGAGTGCAGCGACCTTCTTAAAGGCCTCATCTGAGAACTTGGAATTGTTCGTATCTATGGACTTGGGAATCTACGCACAGCAGTATGATTTGCCATGGAGTAATATTGAATTTGCCGAAAGCAAAGTTCACAAATGGTGTGAACAAAACGGAGTAAGTAAAGATAAGGTTTTGTTTTTCCAGGCTAACTCTCAACCGGAAACACTAGGGGATAATGAAAACTTCGGAAATGAGGTCACAAAGTGGTACAGAATACCTCACCTGCTAAGAGCATTACAGGGTGAGTTGTTTGATATTATTTTTGTGGATGGTAAACATACGGAAGATGGTCTCTTAAATGATATGAAAACGTTCTGGAGATTCCTTAAGCCAGGCGGATTAATGATATGTGATGACTTGCACGACCCAATTGAGTATGAAGGTGCGTTCTCTTGGACGAACGATACTTGGAATAGCTATCATCATTTCATACAGCAATTTGACAATGAAATTGAAGAAAGCATGATATGGAATTTCCCTAAGGTTCCGCCGGATACTAAATTTGGACTAAGGCCATTTGGCCTAGTAAGAAAACATCAGAATGTTCCAGTTACACCTAATCTTGATTTTGAGATGTTTGATGCTGATTCGGCACAACATATTAATAAGGCAAGGCAAGATCACCTCGCTTCCTTAGGACTGGGTTTAGCCTACTCCTCCGTGTTAGAGGTCGGGTCAGGTGTAGGTTGGCATACTGCATTCTTTGAGAGGATGAGCTGTTCTGTGCTTTCGACAGACGCGAGAGAATCAAATGTCAATGAACACTTGCGCAGATATCCTTACCGTGAAGTCAAGGTGGCTGATTTAAATGTTGAAGGTAGCCACAAAGCATTTGGGAAATTCGATATTATTTACTGCTATGGAACTTTGTATCATTTAAGTAATCCCTCTATTGGCATTAAAGAGTTGGCGAACTTATGCAATAAGTATCTGTTAATAGAAACGTGTGTTAGTCCAGTCGATAATGGTGAAATCAATTTGGAAGCCGAAAACAAGGATAATCCAAATCAAAGCATTGATGGAACTGGCTGTCGACCTGGAAGGGACTGGGTTATTGAAGAGCTCGGAAAATATTTTCCTTACATTTATTTATCCGTTTCTCAACCTAATGATCCCGATTTTCCAATTGACTGGCCCGTCACTAATGGAGTTAAGAATGCACGGGCTATTTTCGTTGCTTCCAGGGAAGAGTTGTCGTTGCAAACCCTGACTCCAAACCTAATTAATAATCAAAGTTATCTTACTCCATTGTTTGAAGAGTAA
- a CDS encoding motility associated factor glycosyltransferase family protein — translation MIYNLMMKANGDTAIIVIPVYDRIDPSRRVEFSDDAIQAAENYANERRVYQVMGMQWTKNILFNFPANISTPSLRGLKGRLSDQTAVIVGAGPSLEQDIEQLRRLENRAFIIAAGSSSQVLNHFQIKPHLIVTMDGGEANLQAFEYLNTLEKQIPILYIPQIEYRIIQERSHLMHAYFENDSISRYFMELSSDDPIFASSHSVTGTAIQAAAYMGCTEIVFAGQDLSFAYGTLYAAGANHVSKELGDQTAAHGGMTVNNVKGTVNATSQSLLLTLSNIEELIAQYREIRFINTTAMGAVINGTEWQPLKEIADRFESKTFTSEYLEDLFKQYLGVYSKERVEAAKQRVLQLSEDLMLIENLLFRISKKFSKLSELSRTNQSKCVKLMQEIVSNWDIVVSNQVYSSLFTMVYYNEQKRFIREIPELEVENNIIKKAVLLTEVLGGYIKAIQVKLPELKDIAVEARERVVAMMTMESVG, via the coding sequence TTGATTTACAACTTAATGATGAAAGCCAATGGGGATACAGCAATAATAGTAATTCCGGTTTATGATCGAATAGATCCAAGCAGAAGAGTAGAGTTTAGTGATGATGCTATCCAAGCTGCCGAGAACTATGCGAATGAGAGACGGGTCTATCAAGTAATGGGAATGCAATGGACCAAAAATATACTATTTAATTTCCCTGCGAATATAAGTACTCCTTCATTGAGAGGGTTAAAGGGACGGTTAAGTGATCAAACTGCGGTAATTGTTGGTGCGGGACCATCGTTAGAACAAGATATAGAACAGTTAAGACGGCTAGAGAATCGCGCTTTTATTATTGCCGCAGGATCAAGCTCACAAGTTCTTAATCATTTCCAAATCAAACCTCATTTAATAGTGACTATGGATGGCGGGGAAGCCAACTTACAGGCGTTTGAGTATTTGAATACATTAGAGAAACAGATTCCTATCTTATATATTCCACAAATAGAGTACCGAATTATTCAGGAAAGAAGTCATTTGATGCATGCCTACTTCGAGAATGATTCCATATCACGGTACTTTATGGAGTTGAGTTCCGATGATCCTATATTTGCTTCAAGTCACTCAGTAACAGGGACGGCTATTCAAGCGGCAGCTTATATGGGATGTACAGAGATTGTCTTTGCAGGACAAGACTTATCCTTTGCATATGGAACACTTTATGCTGCTGGCGCAAACCACGTTTCAAAAGAGCTTGGAGACCAGACGGCTGCGCATGGCGGAATGACAGTTAATAATGTGAAGGGGACTGTTAATGCTACCTCACAGAGCTTGCTTCTGACTTTGTCCAACATCGAGGAATTGATAGCGCAATACCGTGAGATTCGCTTTATCAACACAACAGCTATGGGTGCAGTCATTAACGGCACGGAGTGGCAGCCTTTAAAAGAAATAGCGGATCGTTTTGAATCGAAAACTTTTACTTCGGAATACTTAGAAGACCTATTTAAGCAGTATTTAGGAGTCTATTCAAAGGAACGCGTAGAAGCTGCAAAGCAAAGAGTATTACAGCTATCTGAGGATTTAATGCTAATTGAAAATTTATTATTCAGAATCAGTAAAAAGTTTTCTAAACTTTCTGAGCTCAGTCGTACGAATCAATCAAAATGTGTAAAGTTAATGCAGGAAATTGTTAGTAATTGGGATATTGTGGTTAGTAATCAGGTTTATTCGAGTTTGTTTACAATGGTTTACTATAACGAACAGAAGCGCTTTATTAGAGAGATCCCAGAATTAGAAGTTGAGAATAATATAATAAAAAAAGCCGTCTTGTTAACAGAAGTGTTAGGTGGGTATATTAAAGCCATTCAGGTAAAGCTGCCCGAGTTAAAAGATATTGCAGTAGAGGCAAGGGAAAGAGTGGTTGCAATGATGACCATGGAGAGTGTCGGATAA